TGCGGCCCATAGAAGTCGCTCGTATCGATATGGTTCACACCGCTCTCCACGGCCTCGCGCGCGACGGCCACAGCCGCAGCCCAATCCTTCGGCGGACCAAAGACATGCGGCCCCGCAAGCTGCATCGCGCCATATCCCATCCGGTCCACCGTCATCGAAGTTCCCGGAAACGTAAAATTCCTCGCGTCACTCATCCAATTCTCCTTTGCTGCCTTTTGCTGTTCTTTGCTGTCCTTCGCTCTTACCTGTGTTTAGATGAAGAAAGCTTCAGGTTAGGAGTTCGCATTTGCCGCCGCCATCCGCAACCCTCTTAGAGCCCCGTAAATCGCCGGTCCAGGCCCGTTCCGCCGCCAGTGTCGAGGCAATTTTAGAAGCCACCGTTCAGGTTTTGGTCTCCGTCGGGAAAGAGCGCCTCACCACCACCCGCGTCGCCGAACGCGCCGGGGTCTCCGTGGGCACCCTCTATCAGTACTTCCCCAATAAGACTGCGCTGCTGCAAGCCGCGCTTCGCCGCCATCTCGAGGCCGTCACCAACGCCATCGATCGCGTCTGCCAGGAGCAGCGCGGCCACCCGCTCGAAGAGATGGCCACGGCACTCATCACCACCTTCCTTGATGCCAAGATGCGCAACGCAAAAGCCAGCGTCGCCATGTACTCCATCAGCGCCGATGTCGACGGCATGAAGATCGCGCGGCAGATCGGCCTCCACTCCG
This Granulicella aggregans DNA region includes the following protein-coding sequences:
- a CDS encoding TetR/AcrR family transcriptional regulator, with translation MPPPSATLLEPRKSPVQARSAASVEAILEATVQVLVSVGKERLTTTRVAERAGVSVGTLYQYFPNKTALLQAALRRHLEAVTNAIDRVCQEQRGHPLEEMATALITTFLDAKMRNAKASVAMYSISADVDGMKIARQIGLHSGKVVAAMFATTSDPPLSDPALVASMLTSAMAGISRRLLEGPSPEKHVEPLKQELIFLARAYLKACSAR